The following proteins come from a genomic window of Chryseobacterium glaciei:
- a CDS encoding transporter, with translation MKRIILIISLILCNLFQAKEIADSLYIPTDFHAIVFDDCDACGCAAGNGSSGFESLLNPQFIGIKYFAQHYKAKENLFVKDLTQDQYFNTIQLWGKIPLTKKLSVYASLPFHFHEKKTMQGDIKINGIGDLNLMGIYQLINSKDNIHQLNGGVGVKVPLGKFDEKGITGVNPSFQLGTGSWDYQMVLNYKFQKNKVAVLLNTDYTIKTENKKHYDFGNQWNYSATGFYQLITNEKVIFSGKVGMQGEVYDRNKQFREDLPNTAGSALYGKLGFEASYKKFSLGSEVMLPAYSNLAGGDIEAKSRLSIFINFGI, from the coding sequence ATGAAAAGAATAATTTTAATAATAAGCTTGATTTTATGTAATTTATTTCAGGCTAAAGAAATCGCAGACAGTCTTTATATTCCCACTGATTTTCATGCAATCGTTTTTGATGATTGTGATGCATGTGGATGTGCTGCAGGGAATGGTTCGTCTGGTTTTGAGTCTTTATTGAATCCACAATTTATCGGAATTAAATATTTCGCACAGCATTATAAAGCAAAAGAAAATCTATTTGTAAAGGATTTAACGCAGGATCAATATTTCAATACCATTCAGCTTTGGGGAAAGATTCCTTTAACTAAAAAGCTAAGTGTGTATGCGAGTTTGCCATTTCATTTTCATGAAAAGAAAACAATGCAGGGTGATATTAAAATCAATGGAATTGGAGATTTGAATTTGATGGGAATCTATCAGTTAATCAATTCAAAAGATAATATTCATCAATTAAATGGAGGAGTTGGAGTGAAAGTTCCCTTAGGAAAGTTCGATGAAAAAGGAATCACAGGCGTTAATCCAAGTTTTCAGCTGGGAACTGGAAGCTGGGATTATCAGATGGTTTTGAATTATAAATTTCAGAAAAATAAAGTTGCTGTTCTTTTAAATACTGATTATACCATTAAAACAGAGAACAAAAAGCATTATGATTTTGGAAACCAATGGAATTATTCAGCCACCGGATTCTATCAACTTATCACCAATGAAAAAGTTATTTTTTCAGGAAAAGTAGGAATGCAGGGAGAAGTATATGATCGAAATAAGCAGTTTCGTGAAGATTTACCCAATACCGCAGGAAGTGCTTTATACGGAAAATTGGGTTTTGAAGCCTCTTATAAGAAATTTAGTTTGGGAAGTGAAGTGATGCTTCCCGCTTATTCTAATTTAGCAGGAGGAGATATTGAAGCAAAATCCCGATTGAGTATTTTTATCAACTTTGGAATTTAA
- a CDS encoding cytochrome-c peroxidase produces the protein MIKIIKTGLILFSFLSVISCSDEMIKPLEKDEAYNLEFPSYFSEMTFDQSGNPITKNGVELGRKLFYEGKLSRNNTISCGFCHIQENAFTHHGHTVSHGVDDRIGIRNAPPIQNMAFLKRYMWDGVIHNLNEQPIIPITNEDEMDSSMPEVISKLSADSKYKKLFKSAYGDEGITGERVLKALSQFMATMISADSKYDRFKQGKENFTSEETQGMNLFQQKCASCHSGALFTDESFRNTGMYYNMQFKDAGRYRVTLDQNDWMKFRVPSLRNIEYTAPYMHDGRFYTLNAVLNFYSDNVEDQPNLDPQLKQNGHIGIAMNDQEKIFIIAFLKTLSDKNFISNPKFAE, from the coding sequence ATGATTAAAATAATAAAAACGGGATTGATTCTTTTTTCTTTTCTAAGCGTGATATCGTGTTCTGATGAGATGATAAAACCGCTGGAAAAAGACGAAGCTTACAATTTAGAGTTTCCTTCCTATTTTTCTGAAATGACTTTCGATCAATCTGGAAATCCGATTACCAAAAATGGAGTAGAGTTGGGAAGAAAATTATTCTATGAAGGCAAGCTTTCACGAAATAATACCATCTCATGTGGCTTCTGTCATATTCAGGAAAATGCATTTACCCATCACGGTCATACCGTAAGTCATGGTGTTGATGATCGAATTGGAATCAGAAACGCTCCACCGATTCAAAACATGGCATTTCTAAAACGATATATGTGGGACGGAGTGATTCATAACCTCAATGAACAGCCGATAATTCCGATAACCAATGAAGATGAAATGGATAGTTCGATGCCTGAGGTTATTTCAAAATTAAGCGCAGATTCTAAGTATAAAAAACTTTTCAAATCAGCGTATGGCGATGAAGGTATCACAGGGGAAAGAGTGTTGAAAGCATTGTCACAATTTATGGCGACAATGATCTCTGCAGATTCGAAATATGATAGATTTAAACAGGGAAAAGAAAATTTTACTTCAGAAGAAACTCAGGGAATGAATTTATTTCAGCAGAAATGTGCTTCCTGTCACAGTGGAGCATTATTTACCGATGAAAGTTTTAGAAATACAGGAATGTATTATAATATGCAGTTTAAAGATGCGGGACGATATCGCGTAACGCTTGATCAAAATGATTGGATGAAATTCCGCGTTCCAAGTTTAAGAAATATTGAATATACTGCACCTTATATGCATGACGGGAGATTTTACACCTTAAATGCAGTACTTAATTTCTATTCAGATAATGTGGAAGATCAACCCAATCTTGATCCTCAATTAAAACAAAACGGACACATCGGAATTGCAATGAACGATCAGGAGAAGATTTTTATTATTGCCTTTCTGAAAACATTGTCTGATAAAAACTTTATTTCAAATCCAAAATTTGCTGAGTAA
- a CDS encoding MbnP family protein, with the protein MKIYKFLSLFCIAIIVFTLTSCRNNDEDDSTNETPGNLQIKFENGFNNLGDIVLNQTTQTSSQGQKHQFSALKYVVSNISLFDETGNEFKYNENNPDKGAFIVDQADAVAGIIYLNLNGIPKNNYKKIKFGLGISQNAYLLGQGGQAEFWNKAKQKGMSWSWAAGYVFVKLEGKYGTSSPTTEFMNHTGNMGNTTANNTPDLYREVTLNLPTTARVTSTITPSIHILADLNQYLSGETPLTLTSTNDMMMGASQHLVNVTNNLTKMFKVDHVHND; encoded by the coding sequence ATGAAAATTTATAAATTTTTATCATTATTCTGTATTGCCATTATTGTATTCACTTTAACCTCTTGTCGAAATAATGACGAGGATGATTCAACCAATGAAACACCAGGAAATCTTCAGATAAAATTTGAAAACGGGTTTAATAATCTGGGAGATATTGTTTTAAATCAAACGACGCAAACTTCTTCACAAGGACAAAAACATCAGTTTTCTGCGCTAAAATATGTGGTGAGTAACATCAGTTTATTCGATGAAACCGGAAACGAGTTCAAATACAATGAAAATAATCCTGATAAAGGTGCTTTTATCGTGGATCAAGCAGATGCCGTGGCGGGAATTATTTACCTTAACTTAAATGGAATTCCAAAAAACAATTATAAAAAAATAAAATTCGGATTGGGAATTAGTCAAAATGCTTATCTGCTAGGACAAGGCGGACAGGCGGAATTCTGGAATAAAGCCAAGCAAAAAGGCATGTCGTGGTCTTGGGCAGCAGGTTATGTTTTTGTAAAACTGGAAGGTAAATATGGAACAAGTTCTCCTACTACAGAATTTATGAATCACACAGGAAACATGGGAAATACAACAGCAAATAATACCCCAGATCTTTACCGAGAAGTTACGTTGAATCTTCCGACTACAGCAAGAGTTACGAGTACAATTACACCTTCCATTCACATTTTGGCAGATCTTAATCAGTATTTGAGTGGTGAAACTCCGCTTACTTTGACGTCTACGAATGACATGATGATGGGTGCAAGTCAACACTTGGTTAATGTAACCAATAACTTAACGAAGATGTTTAAAGTAGACCACGTTCACAATGATTAA
- a CDS encoding superoxide dismutase — translation MKIMKIAALSAVFAAQFAFGQFKQTPLPYAYNALEGSIDAQTMEIHYSKHAAAYVANLNKAIAGTPQEKQTLFQILSQVSKSTPAVRNNAGGHYNHELFWTMLTPEKNTQPSAKLAKAITESFGSMDAFKEKIGKAGADRFGSGWAWLSVDKNGKLFVSSTPNQDNPLMDVVEEKGTPILGIDVWEHAYYLKYQNKRADYLAAIWNVLNWKSVSQRYEDAVSKK, via the coding sequence ATGAAGATTATGAAAATAGCTGCTCTAAGTGCAGTTTTTGCGGCGCAGTTTGCGTTTGGACAATTTAAGCAGACGCCTTTACCGTATGCTTACAATGCATTGGAAGGTTCTATTGATGCTCAAACAATGGAGATCCATTATTCAAAACATGCAGCAGCATATGTTGCTAATTTGAATAAAGCAATTGCAGGAACTCCACAGGAAAAACAAACCTTATTTCAGATTCTTTCTCAGGTTTCTAAATCTACTCCTGCTGTAAGAAATAATGCAGGTGGACATTACAACCACGAGCTTTTCTGGACAATGCTTACTCCGGAAAAAAATACACAGCCTTCAGCAAAATTAGCGAAAGCAATTACTGAAAGCTTCGGAAGTATGGATGCTTTCAAAGAAAAAATTGGTAAAGCTGGAGCAGATCGTTTTGGTTCGGGTTGGGCTTGGCTTTCTGTTGATAAAAACGGAAAATTATTCGTTTCTTCAACGCCAAATCAGGATAATCCTTTGATGGATGTTGTGGAGGAAAAAGGAACTCCAATTTTAGGAATTGATGTTTGGGAGCATGCTTATTATTTGAAATATCAAAACAAAAGAGCAGATTATCTTGCAGCAATCTGGAATGTACTCAACTGGAAATCAGTGAGCCAAAGATATGAAGATGCAGTAAGCAAAAAATAA
- a CDS encoding SCO family protein has product MSKNNKTNKSAKRKVIIPLAVIALLFLGIGIGMSYFKKSLYTVMKVPYFELTDQNNKKITNKDMLGKVYLVEFFFSRCPTICPVMNSNMRAIEDEINNPDFGIISISIDPENDTPELLKQHAKRIGVKSPNWHFLTGNRDYIGKVADQFDIYVGDKEDESENLNHSGMIALVDQEGNIRCRYNKDNMPILYYSGLNYEDAEGKAPKLTGKYHPDREILIEDIKKLLK; this is encoded by the coding sequence ATGTCCAAAAATAATAAGACCAATAAAAGTGCAAAGCGCAAAGTAATTATTCCGCTTGCTGTTATTGCTTTACTTTTCTTGGGAATCGGGATAGGAATGAGTTATTTTAAAAAGAGCCTTTACACGGTAATGAAGGTTCCTTATTTTGAACTGACCGATCAAAACAACAAGAAAATTACGAATAAAGATATGCTTGGAAAAGTATATTTGGTAGAATTTTTCTTCAGCAGATGTCCGACAATTTGCCCTGTGATGAACAGCAATATGAGAGCAATCGAAGATGAGATCAATAATCCTGATTTTGGAATCATTTCCATAAGTATAGATCCGGAAAATGATACTCCGGAATTGTTGAAACAGCATGCAAAAAGAATTGGAGTAAAATCTCCTAACTGGCATTTCTTAACAGGAAATAGAGATTATATAGGAAAAGTTGCAGATCAGTTCGATATTTATGTAGGTGATAAAGAAGATGAAAGTGAAAATCTCAACCACAGCGGAATGATTGCTCTCGTAGACCAAGAAGGAAATATTCGATGCAGATACAATAAGGATAATATGCCGATTTTATATTATTCTGGTTTAAATTATGAAGATGCAGAAGGGAAGGCCCCAAAATTGACGGGTAAATACCACCCCGACAGAGAAATTTTGATCGAGGATATTAAGAAATTATTGAAGTAA
- a CDS encoding YHS domain-containing protein, which produces MKSKIILTALLSVSLMACAQETPKVKHKKSTTSSKSNTTKVKFANVEDPICHMPTEANMKDTAVYKNKTYGFCSAYCKDEFKKNPEKYVQK; this is translated from the coding sequence ATGAAATCAAAAATTATTTTAACAGCATTATTGTCTGTTTCATTAATGGCTTGTGCTCAGGAAACACCCAAAGTAAAGCATAAAAAGAGTACCACTTCTTCAAAATCAAATACAACAAAAGTAAAATTTGCCAACGTTGAAGACCCGATTTGCCACATGCCAACAGAAGCAAATATGAAAGATACGGCAGTCTATAAAAATAAAACGTACGGTTTTTGCAGTGCTTACTGTAAAGACGAGTTCAAAAAAAATCCAGAGAAGTATGTCCAAAAATAA
- a CDS encoding heavy metal translocating P-type ATPase, with product MEECCSTKPKKEHNHSHEGHDHDHSHDTGDQSTFQMFLPAIISFSLLLIGIVLDNYIKTSWFTGWVRLVWYLIAYIPVGLPVLKEAYESITKGDVFSEFFLMGIATVGAFAIGEYPEGVTVMLFYSVGEVFQAMAVTRAKSNIKSLLDQRPDEVTILKDGKPEIVKAEKVNIGEIIQLKSGEKLGLDGELLSEKASFNTSALTGESKPDTKIKGETVLAGMINLNTVSQVKVTTAYKDSKLSKILEMVQNATAQKAPTELFIRKFAKVYTPIVVFLAIGITLLPYFFVADYQFRDWLYRALVFLVISCPCALVISIPLGYFGGIGAGSRNGILFKGSNFLDVLANVQNVVMDKTGTMTEGVFKVQEVDFKTEFNKDEILKFVNALESKSSHPVATAIHDFVGEIDHSIQLENVEEIAGHGLKATINGKDLLGGNFKLLDKFNIKYDIQPENIVYTLIAIAYDKQFVGYLTIADSIKADAQLTINKLKALNVQTTMLSGDKTSVVKFVADQLGIQNAFGDLLPEDKVNKVKEIKARNQTVAFVGDGVNDAPVVALSDVGIAMGGLGSDATIETADVVIQDDMPSKIPMAINIGKQTKKIVWQNIILAFAVKAVVLVLGAGGLATMWEAVFADVGVALLAILNAVRIQKMKF from the coding sequence ATGGAAGAATGTTGCAGTACAAAACCCAAAAAAGAGCATAATCATAGTCATGAAGGTCACGACCATGACCATTCTCATGATACAGGAGATCAATCTACGTTTCAGATGTTCCTTCCTGCGATCATCTCTTTTTCTTTATTATTAATAGGAATCGTTTTAGATAATTATATTAAAACCAGTTGGTTCACAGGCTGGGTTCGCTTAGTTTGGTACCTGATTGCCTATATTCCTGTCGGACTTCCTGTGTTAAAAGAAGCGTATGAAAGCATCACTAAAGGCGATGTGTTTTCAGAGTTTTTCTTAATGGGAATCGCAACGGTAGGAGCTTTTGCCATTGGAGAATATCCCGAAGGTGTTACCGTGATGCTTTTCTATTCTGTAGGCGAAGTTTTTCAGGCGATGGCAGTAACCAGAGCAAAAAGCAATATCAAATCTTTACTCGATCAACGTCCCGATGAGGTTACCATTTTGAAAGATGGAAAACCTGAAATTGTAAAAGCAGAAAAGGTAAATATTGGAGAAATCATTCAGTTGAAATCTGGTGAAAAACTAGGATTAGACGGTGAATTGCTTTCAGAGAAAGCCTCATTTAATACTTCCGCGCTTACCGGAGAAAGTAAACCGGATACCAAAATAAAAGGCGAAACGGTATTAGCGGGAATGATCAATCTCAATACGGTGAGCCAGGTAAAAGTAACAACGGCGTATAAAGATAGTAAACTGAGCAAAATTTTGGAGATGGTTCAAAATGCAACAGCCCAAAAAGCTCCGACCGAATTATTTATCAGAAAATTTGCCAAAGTGTATACGCCCATTGTCGTGTTTTTGGCAATCGGAATTACGTTGTTACCTTACTTTTTTGTAGCTGATTATCAGTTTAGAGATTGGTTGTACAGAGCATTAGTATTCTTGGTAATCTCTTGTCCGTGTGCTTTGGTAATCTCCATTCCATTAGGATATTTTGGTGGAATTGGAGCGGGCAGTCGAAACGGAATTTTATTTAAAGGAAGTAACTTTTTAGATGTTCTGGCGAATGTTCAAAATGTGGTGATGGATAAAACCGGAACCATGACGGAAGGTGTTTTCAAAGTTCAGGAAGTTGATTTTAAAACTGAATTTAATAAAGATGAGATCCTAAAATTTGTCAATGCCTTAGAAAGTAAAAGTTCTCATCCTGTTGCTACGGCGATTCATGATTTTGTAGGAGAGATTGATCATTCTATTCAATTAGAAAATGTGGAAGAAATTGCGGGCCATGGCTTAAAAGCAACGATCAACGGGAAAGATTTATTGGGGGGAAACTTTAAGTTATTGGATAAGTTCAATATCAAATATGACATCCAACCTGAAAATATTGTCTACACATTGATTGCCATTGCTTACGATAAACAATTTGTAGGTTATCTTACGATTGCAGATTCCATTAAAGCGGATGCTCAATTAACGATCAATAAATTAAAAGCTTTGAATGTACAAACCACCATGTTGAGTGGAGACAAAACTTCAGTGGTTAAATTTGTGGCCGATCAATTGGGGATTCAAAATGCTTTTGGAGATTTACTTCCCGAAGATAAGGTGAATAAAGTAAAAGAGATTAAAGCGAGAAATCAAACTGTAGCCTTTGTGGGCGATGGCGTAAATGATGCACCAGTTGTTGCTTTAAGCGATGTAGGAATCGCAATGGGTGGATTGGGAAGTGATGCTACTATTGAAACGGCAGACGTCGTAATCCAGGATGATATGCCGAGTAAAATCCCAATGGCGATCAATATTGGAAAGCAAACGAAGAAAATCGTATGGCAGAATATCATTCTTGCATTTGCAGTAAAAGCGGTTGTTTTAGTATTGGGAGCTGGAGGTTTAGCCACCATGTGGGAAGCCGTTTTTGCCGATGTTGGTGTAGCTTTACTCGCTATTCTAAATGCTGTTAGAATTCAGAAAATGAAATTTTAA
- a CDS encoding Fur family transcriptional regulator encodes MKKDIENKLIDKNTKPTSMRILVYDFLSSQEAALSLSEIENYFDNADRTTIYRTLKTFEEKGIVHSIQENTTTKYKICHDGCDESTHKDWHLHFYCKICKQTTCKEDISFPENVQTNFRIDEIRLFAKGICENCLESLQ; translated from the coding sequence ATGAAAAAAGACATTGAAAATAAATTAATAGATAAAAATACCAAACCTACAAGCATGAGGATTTTGGTGTATGATTTTTTGAGTTCTCAGGAAGCAGCTTTGTCATTGTCAGAAATTGAAAATTATTTTGATAATGCCGACCGAACCACAATTTATCGAACATTAAAAACTTTTGAGGAAAAAGGAATTGTGCACAGCATACAGGAAAATACCACGACAAAATATAAAATTTGTCACGATGGATGTGATGAAAGTACGCATAAAGACTGGCATCTTCATTTCTATTGTAAGATCTGTAAGCAGACTACCTGTAAAGAAGATATTTCCTTTCCTGAGAATGTTCAGACGAATTTCAGGATTGATGAGATCAGGCTTTTCGCCAAAGGAATCTGTGAAAACTGTCTGGAAAGTTTGCAATAG
- a CDS encoding efflux RND transporter periplasmic adaptor subunit, producing the protein MKFKFNIIILILLSLFLTSCGKSEKAEEPKEKTEEHSEHESSEFAELTQEQMNAVGISLGQIEMKELTSVVKANGGLSVPNNNKASATSLYGGVIKTLNVQVGDFVKKGQVIATIANPEFIQLQEDYLTTGSRITFAEQEYRRQRELFDNDAGAKKNLQNADAELKTLRTKRASLQRQIQMMGISPGNVSNQNLRTGLAVTAPISGTISNILLQIGSYINVSSPVAEIVDNSSLHLDLQVFEKDLPSIKVGQKIHFTLTNNPVEEYDAEVYSIGTAFENQSKTIPIHCKVKGNKNGLIDGMNATAVISLDNKLMPAVPNTAITSADGKDYIFLVNDKKTEDHKDEKSQEKHNEKTVNFERIEVVKGTSEMGYAAITPVKSIPEGTKIATKGAFFINAKLTNSGEHEH; encoded by the coding sequence ATGAAATTCAAATTTAATATCATCATACTTATTCTTCTGTCATTATTTCTAACGAGTTGTGGGAAATCTGAAAAAGCAGAAGAACCAAAAGAAAAAACTGAAGAACATTCAGAACATGAAAGTTCGGAGTTTGCAGAACTAACGCAAGAGCAAATGAATGCGGTGGGGATTTCGTTAGGACAAATTGAAATGAAGGAGCTTACTTCTGTCGTTAAAGCCAACGGAGGATTGAGTGTTCCCAATAATAATAAAGCCAGTGCAACTTCTTTATATGGAGGCGTCATTAAGACATTGAATGTTCAGGTGGGAGATTTTGTGAAAAAAGGGCAGGTAATTGCTACGATTGCCAATCCTGAGTTCATTCAATTGCAGGAAGATTATTTAACAACAGGAAGCAGGATCACTTTTGCAGAACAGGAATACAGAAGACAAAGAGAACTTTTTGATAACGATGCCGGAGCGAAAAAAAATCTACAAAATGCAGATGCAGAGTTAAAAACATTAAGAACAAAAAGAGCTTCTTTGCAAAGACAGATTCAGATGATGGGAATCAGTCCAGGAAATGTTTCCAACCAAAATTTAAGAACCGGACTTGCTGTTACAGCGCCAATTAGCGGGACAATCAGTAATATTTTATTACAGATCGGAAGTTATATTAATGTTTCATCGCCTGTTGCAGAAATTGTTGATAACAGTTCTTTGCATCTCGATTTACAGGTTTTTGAAAAAGATTTACCATCGATAAAAGTAGGGCAGAAAATTCATTTTACATTAACCAATAACCCGGTGGAAGAATATGACGCTGAGGTCTACAGCATTGGGACAGCTTTTGAAAATCAAAGTAAAACAATTCCAATTCATTGTAAAGTAAAAGGAAATAAAAACGGTTTGATTGATGGAATGAATGCCACCGCAGTGATAAGTTTAGATAATAAATTAATGCCTGCGGTTCCTAATACGGCCATTACAAGTGCTGACGGGAAAGACTATATTTTTCTTGTCAATGATAAAAAGACCGAAGATCATAAAGATGAAAAATCTCAGGAGAAACACAATGAAAAAACCGTTAACTTTGAGAGAATAGAAGTGGTAAAAGGAACTTCAGAAATGGGTTATGCAGCCATTACACCTGTGAAATCTATTCCGGAAGGAACAAAAATCGCAACAAAAGGAGCGTTTTTTATTAATGCTAAGCTCACAAATTCTGGAGAACACGAACATTAA